In Pelmatolapia mariae isolate MD_Pm_ZW linkage group LG2, Pm_UMD_F_2, whole genome shotgun sequence, one DNA window encodes the following:
- the zgc:92907 gene encoding UDP-N-acetylglucosamine transferase subunit ALG13 homolog isoform X2 gives MDNHQLELARQLHIDSHLLYCTCSTLTETLRTMDLSVLQPFPPGQPKKFADFMDKALGIK, from the exons ATGGACAACCACCAACTGGAGTTGGCCAGACAGCTGCACATAGACTCCCACCTGTTGTACTGCACCTGCAG CACCCTGACAGAAACTCTAAGGACCATGGACCTCTCAGTACTGCAGCCCTTCCCGCCTGGACAGccaaagaaatttgcagactttaTGGACAAAGCTCTCGGCATTAAGTGA